A window from Actinomycetes bacterium encodes these proteins:
- a CDS encoding DUF1622 domain-containing protein has translation MSFEEVMENIAKGFEVVGVAVLVLGGLAALVRSVVRRETGRSLYKEIRRDFGHSLLLGLEILVAADIVKTVAVETSIESVVILGILVLVRTLLSLSLDAEIDGVLPWRRRELELAEAAAGIEPRISDGN, from the coding sequence GTGAGCTTCGAAGAGGTGATGGAGAACATCGCCAAGGGATTCGAGGTCGTCGGCGTAGCCGTGCTCGTGCTCGGTGGCCTGGCCGCACTCGTGCGGTCGGTCGTGCGGCGCGAGACCGGGCGCAGCCTGTACAAGGAGATCCGCCGCGACTTCGGCCACTCGCTCCTGCTCGGCCTCGAGATCCTCGTCGCTGCCGACATCGTGAAGACCGTTGCGGTCGAGACGTCGATCGAGAGCGTCGTGATCCTTGGCATCCTGGTGCTGGTACGCACCCTGCTCAGTCTGTCCCTCGACGCCGAGATCGACGGCGTGTTGCCGTGGCGGCGACGCGAGCTCGAGTTGGCTGAGGCCGCCGCCGGGATCGAACCCAGGATCTCCGACGGCAACTGA
- a CDS encoding beta-lactamase family protein, with protein MTTITAEVDPGEVGLDKGRLERLDAHFQRFVDDGRLPGWLMAVSRGGRVAHLSAYGHRDREEGLPIEADTIFRIYSMSKPITSVAAMMLYEEGRFELKDQVKWYLPEFGDTRAYRSGPSTKVVTEPVTEPMRIWHLLTHTAGLTYGFHYIHPVDELYRKAGYEFAAPKGVTLAEATEKFASFPLLFQPGTAWNYSVATDVLGRLVEVVSGMPFADFVQTRILDPLGMDETGFSLDGEDRDRLAQLYVPAPDRQCSPAGAFGPVPRNPPAFPSGGGGLVSTAGDYHRFCRMLLGRGELDGNRLLGPRTLDYMARNHLPGGVDLEAYGQSTFAETSFDGVGFGLGFSVVEDPAAVKVVGNAREYGWGGAASTAFWVDPEDDMIVLFMTQLLPSSTYAIRPQLRQLVQQAVIT; from the coding sequence ATGACCACGATCACCGCCGAGGTGGACCCTGGCGAGGTCGGACTCGACAAGGGCCGCCTCGAGAGGCTCGACGCACACTTCCAGCGGTTCGTCGACGACGGACGGCTTCCAGGATGGCTGATGGCGGTGTCGCGGGGAGGGCGGGTCGCACACCTGTCGGCGTACGGGCACCGCGACCGCGAGGAAGGCCTGCCGATCGAGGCCGACACGATCTTCCGCATCTATTCGATGTCGAAGCCGATCACCTCCGTGGCGGCGATGATGCTGTACGAGGAGGGGCGCTTCGAGCTGAAGGACCAGGTGAAGTGGTACCTGCCAGAGTTCGGCGACACCCGGGCGTACCGCAGTGGTCCGAGCACCAAGGTGGTGACCGAGCCGGTCACCGAGCCGATGCGCATCTGGCACCTGCTCACCCACACCGCCGGGCTCACCTACGGCTTCCACTACATCCACCCGGTTGACGAGCTGTACCGCAAGGCCGGCTACGAGTTCGCTGCACCCAAGGGGGTCACGCTCGCCGAGGCCACGGAGAAGTTCGCATCGTTCCCGCTGCTGTTCCAGCCGGGCACCGCATGGAACTACTCGGTTGCCACCGACGTCCTCGGCCGCCTCGTCGAGGTGGTTTCGGGCATGCCGTTCGCCGACTTCGTGCAGACCCGCATCCTGGATCCGCTGGGCATGGACGAGACCGGCTTCTCCCTCGACGGGGAGGACCGCGATCGACTGGCCCAGTTGTACGTGCCGGCACCCGACAGGCAGTGCAGCCCGGCCGGGGCGTTCGGTCCGGTGCCACGCAACCCACCCGCATTCCCATCGGGAGGCGGAGGCCTCGTGAGTACCGCCGGCGACTACCACCGTTTCTGCCGGATGTTGCTGGGCCGGGGAGAGCTCGACGGCAACAGGCTGCTCGGCCCCCGGACCCTCGACTACATGGCGCGCAACCACCTGCCCGGCGGGGTCGACCTCGAGGCGTACGGTCAGTCGACGTTCGCGGAGACGAGCTTCGACGGAGTCGGGTTCGGCCTCGGCTTCTCGGTGGTCGAAGACCCGGCTGCGGTGAAGGTGGTCGGTAACGCCCGTGAGTACGGATGGGGTGGCGCTGCCAGCACTGCATTCTGGGTGGATCCCGAGGACGACATGATCGTGCTGTTCATGACCCAGCTGTTGCCCTCGAGCACGTATGCCATTCGCCCCCAGCTGCGTCAGCTGGTTCAGCAGGCTGTCATCACCTGA
- a CDS encoding aromatic ring-hydroxylating dioxygenase subunit alpha, translating into MDAALETRIREQMEVEKARTSPLDEAIPIPTIPTGRYTEQAMYDLEMERVFGRTWVFAGHESELPDPGSYRLFTHTGAPIVIVRGEDGQVRAFYNACRHRGAPVTRDECGTAKRLTCQYHSWSYGTDGELKAVPDERSFTDINREELGLVPVRCETWEGFIFLNEDENAEPLLDFLGPLAEQMVEIDGPNQRLVGTQTYELNCNWKLMVDAFSEVYHIRTIHPDNAALLYNDQSVTFAMLPNGHGRLNVEKKEELRDMPMVSEENDNPRVPELWRQTSTSFAVFPNLVVPMDTGAFTWLCMWPRGLDKTELELRWYAPEWAGDDVPDEHAMRMQLFETVMAQDTANMGPIQESVSSPGARPFQIGWHERLIHHFHRSVDLAIGEADVPEGLAVSDALDRFVEDY; encoded by the coding sequence ATGGACGCAGCACTCGAGACCAGGATCCGAGAGCAGATGGAGGTCGAGAAGGCTCGTACGTCGCCGCTCGACGAGGCGATTCCGATCCCGACGATCCCGACCGGCCGCTACACCGAGCAGGCCATGTACGACCTCGAGATGGAGCGCGTGTTCGGGCGCACCTGGGTGTTCGCCGGTCACGAGTCGGAACTACCCGATCCGGGCTCCTACCGGCTGTTCACCCACACCGGGGCACCGATCGTGATCGTGCGAGGTGAGGACGGGCAGGTACGTGCCTTCTACAACGCATGCCGGCACCGCGGAGCACCCGTGACCCGCGACGAGTGCGGAACCGCGAAGCGGCTCACCTGCCAGTACCACTCGTGGTCATACGGCACCGACGGCGAACTCAAGGCCGTGCCCGACGAGCGCAGCTTCACGGACATCAACCGAGAAGAACTCGGCCTCGTCCCCGTGCGCTGCGAGACATGGGAGGGGTTCATCTTCCTCAACGAGGACGAGAACGCCGAGCCGCTGCTCGACTTCCTCGGCCCGCTGGCGGAGCAGATGGTGGAGATCGACGGACCCAACCAGCGGCTCGTCGGCACGCAGACCTACGAACTCAACTGCAACTGGAAGCTCATGGTCGACGCGTTCTCCGAGGTGTACCACATACGCACCATCCATCCGGACAACGCAGCACTGCTCTACAACGACCAGTCGGTCACCTTCGCGATGCTCCCCAACGGCCATGGCCGCCTCAATGTGGAGAAGAAGGAAGAGCTGCGCGACATGCCGATGGTGTCGGAGGAGAACGACAATCCGCGGGTGCCGGAGCTGTGGCGGCAGACCTCCACCTCGTTCGCCGTCTTCCCCAACCTCGTGGTGCCGATGGACACCGGCGCCTTCACCTGGCTGTGCATGTGGCCACGCGGGCTCGACAAGACCGAGCTCGAGCTGCGCTGGTACGCCCCCGAGTGGGCCGGCGACGACGTGCCCGACGAGCACGCCATGCGCATGCAGCTGTTCGAGACCGTCATGGCCCAGGACACCGCCAACATGGGTCCGATCCAGGAGTCGGTGTCGTCGCCCGGGGCCCGGCCGTTCCAGATCGGCTGGCACGAGCGCCTGATCCACCACTTCCACCGCTCGGTCGACCTGGCCATCGGCGAGGCCGACGTACCCGAAGGCCTGGCCGTGTCCGACGCCCTCGACCGCTTCGTCGAGGACTACTGA
- a CDS encoding carotenoid oxygenase: MNSAPHKDFELEVVSGEWPDDISGDVVWSSPNNSHNLPYAIFDWGAIVRLSLEPGKRGAADGRFRWDHKVIQSPGKRLYDRHSDQFSTGALGWVSPFGAPNCANTAPLPWGDRLYTTWDAGRPVELDPVTMEFIAEVGHVDSWGGQSMDMPGIHPFLFSSAHPVADPERHCLWTVKMSPVFEPTFGMQPAVVQWDRDGTTVKYWPLDGISFGGSVHTLSQTRDWVILCDSGNFKADPDEMLGGERTVTTDDEVPVWLVRKDALEGLPSGTPIKPHCFTMSPPNGHYYARYDDTDGISVVWEGMDLMDLALYMKPDDNDVNGNPVDPAAIGLYNMAMAPETITEITFEPETGKVLEQGIYKEDWTFNLQLSGMDWSLEGLNKPSLHHVTYQGCRPGNISERAAKMYEGRIDLDQVREETPGVLATFERGSMELKSRWEYKDTSDHITSPTFAPRDAGKPTSDTYEGTNAGGHDGYVVQPVLSDGGIRVDLFDAANVGAGPIATLKGTNNETVPVILHSAWMPQLSGRADADRLRFADELSDEAMATVPQEFHSSIHEVAAECDELL; this comes from the coding sequence ATGAACTCAGCGCCGCACAAGGATTTCGAGCTGGAAGTCGTTTCCGGCGAGTGGCCCGACGACATCAGCGGCGACGTGGTGTGGTCGAGCCCGAACAACTCCCACAACCTGCCGTACGCGATCTTCGACTGGGGTGCGATCGTTCGCCTGTCGCTCGAGCCCGGCAAGCGAGGCGCCGCGGATGGTCGCTTCAGATGGGACCACAAGGTCATCCAGAGCCCCGGAAAGCGCCTGTATGACCGTCACTCGGACCAGTTCAGCACCGGCGCGCTCGGTTGGGTCTCGCCCTTCGGTGCTCCCAACTGCGCCAACACCGCGCCGCTGCCCTGGGGAGACCGCCTCTACACCACGTGGGACGCCGGCCGTCCGGTCGAGCTGGATCCGGTGACCATGGAGTTCATCGCAGAGGTCGGCCACGTCGACTCCTGGGGTGGCCAGTCCATGGACATGCCCGGCATCCACCCGTTCCTGTTCTCCTCGGCGCACCCGGTCGCCGATCCCGAGCGCCACTGCCTGTGGACCGTGAAGATGAGCCCCGTGTTCGAACCGACGTTCGGCATGCAGCCCGCCGTCGTGCAGTGGGACCGCGACGGCACCACCGTGAAGTACTGGCCACTTGACGGCATCAGCTTCGGTGGCTCCGTGCACACGCTCAGCCAGACCCGCGACTGGGTGATCCTGTGTGACTCCGGCAACTTCAAGGCCGACCCCGACGAGATGCTCGGCGGCGAGCGCACCGTGACCACCGACGACGAGGTGCCCGTGTGGCTGGTTCGCAAGGACGCCCTCGAAGGGCTGCCCTCGGGCACTCCGATCAAGCCCCACTGCTTCACCATGTCGCCGCCCAACGGGCACTACTACGCCCGCTACGACGACACCGACGGCATCTCGGTGGTCTGGGAGGGCATGGACCTCATGGACCTCGCCCTCTACATGAAGCCCGACGACAACGACGTCAACGGCAACCCCGTCGACCCCGCCGCGATCGGCCTCTACAACATGGCGATGGCACCCGAGACGATCACAGAGATCACCTTCGAGCCTGAGACCGGCAAGGTGCTCGAGCAGGGCATCTACAAGGAGGACTGGACCTTCAACCTCCAGCTCTCCGGCATGGACTGGAGCCTCGAAGGCCTCAACAAGCCGTCCCTGCACCACGTCACCTACCAGGGCTGCCGGCCCGGCAACATCTCCGAGCGCGCAGCCAAGATGTACGAGGGCCGCATCGACCTCGACCAGGTCCGCGAGGAGACCCCGGGCGTCCTTGCCACCTTCGAGCGGGGCAGCATGGAGCTCAAGAGCCGCTGGGAGTACAAGGACACCAGCGACCACATCACCTCGCCCACCTTCGCGCCGCGCGATGCCGGCAAGCCGACCTCTGACACCTACGAGGGCACGAACGCCGGTGGCCACGACGGCTACGTCGTGCAGCCGGTCCTCTCCGACGGAGGCATCCGCGTCGACCTGTTCGACGCAGCCAACGTGGGCGCCGGCCCGATCGCCACGCTGAAGGGCACCAACAACGAGACCGTGCCGGTGATCCTCCACTCGGCCTGGATGCCGCAGCTGTCGGGCCGTGCCGATGCCGACCGCCTGCGATTCGCCGACGAACTCAGCGACGAGGCGATGGCGACCGTGCCCCAGGAGTTCCACTCCTCGATCCACGAGGTCGCCGCGGAGTGTGACGAGCTGCTCTGA
- a CDS encoding RNA polymerase sigma factor, translating into MSTRVGRRLATDLEGGFVDLVDAHGSMVLSIGARLGDPQAAEDVLQDTFLRAWRAFESGSTDPTDVDLRPWLATIALNLVRNERRRRGRKPVGELSDDTARAIGSDGPGPEQEAMESIGGSPLVAALRSLPDVQREAVVLRHVVGLSTGETAEAMDCPQGTLKSHLSRGLADLRTQLAHQQTEEP; encoded by the coding sequence GTGAGCACGCGCGTGGGCCGACGACTGGCCACCGACCTCGAAGGCGGGTTCGTCGACCTTGTCGACGCCCACGGGTCCATGGTGTTGTCGATCGGTGCGCGCCTGGGTGATCCCCAGGCTGCCGAGGACGTGCTGCAGGACACGTTCCTGCGGGCGTGGCGTGCCTTCGAGTCCGGCAGCACGGATCCCACGGACGTCGACCTGCGGCCCTGGCTAGCGACCATTGCGCTCAACCTGGTGCGCAACGAGAGACGCCGGCGCGGCCGCAAGCCCGTTGGTGAACTGTCCGATGACACTGCGCGTGCGATCGGGTCCGACGGCCCAGGTCCCGAGCAAGAGGCCATGGAGTCGATCGGTGGCAGTCCGCTCGTGGCGGCGCTGCGCTCCCTGCCCGACGTCCAGCGTGAAGCCGTGGTGTTGCGCCATGTCGTCGGCCTGAGCACTGGCGAAACGGCCGAGGCCATGGATTGCCCACAGGGAACCCTGAAGTCCCACCTCTCGCGGGGTCTGGCCGACCTGCGGACCCAACTTGCCCACCAGCAGACGGAGGAACCATGA
- a CDS encoding methylated-DNA--[protein]-cysteine S-methyltransferase, protein MSNSDPVLEGLRGLAVAMTDELRDSVLDGVGLADNHCVLDSEIGEVRVAFNRHGVSFLSDATDPEEFARRFADRLGGRPLGAEASPPKGLTAALRTGRGRAVDADLRTMSDFQRLVLQAARGIPVGEVRPYSWVAQRIGRPNAVRAVGSALGANPVPILIPCHRVIRSDGATGQYLFGSDTKDALLRDEGANLDEVRDLHARGYRYVGSDRTGIFCDPSCHSARRITESDRVLLRGQDAAESAGMRPCKHCQPVPAAA, encoded by the coding sequence ATGAGCAACAGCGATCCGGTACTCGAAGGGCTGCGGGGCCTTGCGGTGGCCATGACGGACGAGCTGCGCGACTCGGTGCTTGACGGTGTCGGTCTGGCCGACAACCACTGCGTGCTCGACAGCGAGATCGGCGAGGTCCGCGTGGCCTTCAACCGACACGGGGTCTCGTTCCTGAGCGACGCCACCGACCCCGAGGAATTCGCCCGGCGCTTCGCTGACCGACTTGGTGGCCGACCGCTGGGTGCAGAGGCGTCGCCTCCGAAGGGATTGACGGCAGCACTGCGCACCGGACGCGGGCGTGCCGTGGACGCCGACCTGCGGACCATGTCCGACTTCCAGCGGCTCGTGCTGCAGGCGGCGCGGGGCATCCCGGTGGGGGAGGTGCGCCCGTATTCGTGGGTAGCCCAGCGGATCGGGCGACCGAATGCCGTCCGAGCGGTCGGCTCGGCGCTCGGGGCCAACCCGGTTCCGATCCTGATTCCCTGCCACCGGGTGATCCGTTCCGATGGTGCTACCGGGCAGTACCTGTTCGGCAGCGACACCAAGGACGCACTCCTGCGCGACGAGGGCGCGAACCTCGACGAGGTCCGGGACCTGCACGCACGCGGCTACCGCTACGTGGGCAGCGACAGGACCGGCATCTTCTGTGACCCGAGCTGCCACTCGGCGCGTCGCATCACCGAGTCGGACCGTGTCCTGCTGCGCGGCCAGGATGCCGCAGAGTCAGCCGGCATGCGTCCCTGCAAGCACTGCCAGCCCGTTCCCGCCGCGGCATAG
- a CDS encoding carboxymuconolactone decarboxylase family protein: protein MADDSTTGAGDGPSQYERGQEMIRKVYAGDVVDLPEGTMAFYDVMMRSLFAEVWDRDVLSIDSRRLLIMGVIAARGEPDTWKIQSTAALKRGELTPDELRECLIMLAPYAGYPNVASLIGPTEEAISDYESAAS from the coding sequence ATGGCCGACGACAGCACAACAGGCGCCGGCGACGGGCCGTCGCAGTACGAGCGGGGACAGGAGATGATCCGCAAGGTCTACGCAGGCGACGTCGTCGACCTGCCAGAGGGCACGATGGCCTTCTACGACGTGATGATGAGGAGCCTCTTCGCCGAGGTGTGGGACCGCGACGTGCTCTCCATCGACTCGCGTCGACTGCTCATCATGGGAGTCATCGCAGCACGCGGCGAGCCCGACACCTGGAAGATCCAGTCAACCGCGGCGCTCAAGCGCGGCGAGCTGACCCCAGACGAGCTCCGCGAGTGCCTGATCATGCTCGCCCCCTACGCCGGCTACCCCAACGTTGCCAGCCTGATCGGCCCCACCGAGGAGGCGATCAGCGACTACGAGTCAGCAGCCTCCTGA
- a CDS encoding DMT family transporter, with protein MPSTDRTGAPARLRPTDPVTWGLLLAFGAAVGSAMGVIPYKVATDRAEPEYVVVALLVSAAILNTFGSIFSAIRGNDREPVDSVGGLAEVDVEAADPLRTEQPAMARATSMQLTIGVGILLGLIAAVANWTASEAITRLEVSIAQLLIQMQVLFAALLARIWLGEKVGRRFLGGALLALLGLAVMQGVGGASAGVAVLWGLGSAACFGSMQVITRRWIERIHPVVVNALRLWIAAAIVALVPGALVGAMGLPIAVIGLAAAAAACGPFLGRLMMMHSAHFIPAATSTLMGLFAPVLALGFGWMLLSELPSGTELLGGALVVAGMFVAVSGRARRTGGADRNVPAEAAAPDAGRESDGS; from the coding sequence GTGCCGAGCACCGACCGCACCGGCGCCCCGGCCAGGCTGCGTCCGACCGACCCCGTCACCTGGGGCCTGCTCCTCGCATTCGGCGCCGCAGTGGGTAGCGCCATGGGCGTCATCCCCTACAAGGTCGCGACCGACCGCGCCGAGCCCGAATACGTGGTCGTCGCACTCCTGGTCTCCGCGGCCATCCTGAATACCTTCGGCAGCATCTTCTCCGCGATTCGGGGAAACGACCGCGAGCCGGTCGACAGCGTGGGTGGCCTGGCCGAGGTGGATGTGGAGGCCGCTGATCCGCTCCGGACCGAGCAGCCGGCGATGGCCCGTGCAACATCGATGCAGCTGACCATCGGCGTCGGGATCCTGTTGGGACTGATAGCCGCAGTGGCCAACTGGACCGCCAGCGAGGCGATCACGCGCCTCGAGGTGTCGATCGCCCAGTTGCTCATCCAGATGCAGGTGTTGTTTGCTGCGCTGCTGGCGCGCATCTGGTTGGGTGAGAAGGTGGGCCGGCGATTCCTGGGCGGGGCTCTGCTCGCGCTCCTCGGCCTGGCGGTGATGCAGGGGGTCGGCGGCGCCTCGGCAGGGGTTGCGGTGCTGTGGGGGCTGGGCTCCGCGGCCTGCTTCGGATCCATGCAGGTCATCACCCGCCGCTGGATCGAGCGCATCCACCCCGTGGTGGTCAACGCGCTGCGTCTGTGGATCGCCGCCGCGATCGTGGCCCTGGTGCCCGGCGCGCTCGTCGGCGCGATGGGCCTGCCCATCGCTGTCATCGGGCTCGCCGCAGCGGCCGCCGCATGTGGCCCGTTCCTCGGGCGGCTGATGATGATGCACTCCGCCCACTTCATTCCCGCAGCCACCAGCACCCTCATGGGACTCTTCGCCCCCGTGCTTGCCCTCGGCTTCGGCTGGATGCTGCTCTCGGAACTGCCGAGCGGCACGGAACTGCTCGGCGGCGCACTCGTCGTGGCCGGGATGTTCGTGGCTGTGAGCGGGCGCGCTCGCAGGACCGGTGGCGCGGACCGTAACGTTCCCGCCGAGGCGGCCGCGCCGGATGCCGGCCGCGAATCCGACGGGAGCTGA
- a CDS encoding 9-cis-epoxycarotenoid dioxygenase — MTDQATPVEPTTDLDWEQIGENPYLSGNMIPITTELTVDRCEVIEGRIPTELDGTYMRNGSNQQFEPRGRYHLFDGDGMIHAVGLQDGVASYRNRWILGKGLLYEREKGHAVWGGMQDVNPPDEEAMERVGRGKNMANIHVVRHAEKILALYEAGKPTEITASLDTVGEYNFDGQLKGAFTAHPHIDTHTGEMFGFAYRPLPPFLTYYKVDASGRLVVKEEIEVPAPVMMHDFMITENYAVFLYAPAVWDVMHAIQHGGPAMTWRPENGAQFIVVPRDGGASEAKWFEADLGWVFHFSNAYERGGEIVIDGCRADSVEDDVAAEDGGGPIARMNRYVIPLAAGGDVRNEQVHDRNVEFPIVHPDRMGRDYRYAYMLGTEMGLERTRPDLMNRVVRFDFETGEEDVFSVAGRGDVTEFTYAPNPASDREEDGYVMGFMHDKVNYAAELIILSAGDLAAGPVARIQMPQRVPEGFHGSWMPGLKLGS, encoded by the coding sequence ATGACAGACCAGGCGACACCGGTAGAGCCGACTACAGACCTCGACTGGGAACAGATCGGCGAGAATCCGTACCTGAGCGGGAACATGATCCCGATCACCACCGAGCTCACCGTCGACCGATGCGAAGTCATCGAAGGCCGGATTCCCACCGAGCTCGACGGCACCTACATGCGCAATGGCTCCAACCAGCAGTTCGAGCCACGGGGGCGCTACCACCTGTTCGACGGCGACGGGATGATCCACGCAGTCGGCCTGCAGGATGGTGTCGCCAGCTACCGCAACCGGTGGATCCTCGGCAAGGGCCTGCTCTACGAGCGCGAGAAGGGCCACGCGGTGTGGGGTGGCATGCAGGACGTCAACCCGCCCGACGAGGAGGCCATGGAGCGCGTCGGCCGTGGCAAGAACATGGCCAACATCCACGTGGTGCGCCACGCGGAGAAGATCCTGGCGCTCTACGAGGCCGGCAAGCCCACCGAGATCACCGCTTCGCTCGACACGGTGGGCGAGTACAACTTCGACGGCCAGCTCAAGGGTGCCTTCACCGCACACCCGCACATCGACACGCACACCGGTGAGATGTTCGGCTTCGCCTACCGGCCGCTGCCACCGTTTCTCACCTACTACAAGGTCGACGCCTCGGGCCGCCTCGTGGTGAAGGAGGAGATCGAGGTACCGGCACCGGTGATGATGCACGACTTCATGATCACCGAGAACTACGCGGTGTTCCTCTACGCCCCGGCGGTCTGGGACGTGATGCACGCCATCCAGCACGGCGGGCCGGCCATGACATGGCGACCCGAGAACGGCGCCCAGTTCATAGTGGTGCCCCGCGACGGCGGCGCCTCCGAGGCGAAGTGGTTCGAAGCCGACCTCGGGTGGGTCTTCCACTTCTCGAACGCCTACGAGCGCGGCGGCGAGATCGTGATCGACGGCTGCCGTGCCGACTCGGTGGAGGATGACGTGGCAGCGGAGGACGGCGGCGGACCGATCGCCCGCATGAATCGCTACGTGATCCCCCTGGCGGCCGGCGGCGACGTGCGAAACGAGCAGGTGCACGACCGCAACGTCGAGTTCCCGATCGTGCACCCCGACAGGATGGGCCGGGACTACCGATACGCCTACATGCTCGGCACCGAGATGGGCCTCGAGCGCACCCGCCCCGACCTCATGAACCGGGTGGTGCGATTCGACTTCGAAACCGGCGAAGAAGACGTGTTCTCCGTGGCCGGCCGTGGCGACGTCACCGAGTTCACCTACGCACCCAACCCGGCCTCGGACCGCGAGGAAGACGGGTACGTGATGGGCTTCATGCACGACAAGGTCAACTACGCCGCAGAACTGATCATCCTGTCCGCAGGCGACCTCGCCGCCGGCCCGGTTGCCCGCATCCAGATGCCCCAGCGGGTACCCGAGGGCTTCCACGGCTCCTGGATGCCCGGGTTGAAGCTCGGCAGCTGA
- a CDS encoding ribokinase, with protein sequence MAILNYGSLNVDHTYHVPHLVRPGETISATTFDVAPGGKGANQSAAAALASASVTHIGQVAEGGRFLIDELSARGVDTSGIRLGDVPTGRAIIQVDDAAENSIVLFSGANRAFAPGDVDSALDSAFERLPGEESAGGHVLLLQNEVAHVGHAIATGHERGLSVCLNPAPMTPAVADYPLELVDTLVVNEVEGAALVGGEANEEIFENLVAAYPHAAVILTVGADGVYAAQGAEVVRVEAERVEVVDTTGAGDTFIGYYLARRQVGDGFEGALRIANHAAALAVGRQGAMPSIPALAEVLA encoded by the coding sequence ATGGCGATTCTGAACTACGGCTCGCTCAACGTCGACCACACCTACCACGTGCCTCACCTTGTCCGCCCCGGCGAAACCATCTCGGCAACCACGTTCGACGTGGCCCCCGGTGGAAAGGGAGCCAACCAGTCGGCCGCGGCCGCGCTGGCGAGTGCGTCAGTGACCCACATCGGTCAGGTGGCTGAGGGCGGCCGCTTCCTCATCGACGAGTTGTCGGCGCGCGGCGTCGACACCAGCGGAATCCGGCTGGGCGATGTGCCGACCGGCCGGGCGATCATCCAGGTTGACGACGCGGCCGAGAATTCGATCGTGCTCTTCAGCGGCGCCAACCGCGCGTTCGCACCGGGCGACGTGGACAGCGCACTGGATTCGGCGTTCGAACGGTTGCCCGGCGAGGAGAGTGCCGGTGGCCATGTGTTGCTGTTGCAGAACGAGGTGGCGCACGTCGGCCACGCAATCGCAACGGGCCATGAACGCGGGCTCTCGGTGTGTCTGAATCCCGCACCGATGACTCCGGCCGTGGCGGACTATCCACTCGAGCTGGTCGACACACTCGTGGTCAACGAGGTCGAGGGCGCCGCCCTTGTGGGTGGTGAGGCAAACGAGGAGATCTTCGAGAACCTCGTTGCTGCCTATCCGCATGCCGCCGTGATCCTGACCGTGGGCGCCGACGGTGTGTACGCAGCGCAGGGCGCCGAGGTGGTCAGGGTCGAGGCCGAACGCGTGGAAGTGGTGGACACGACGGGGGCGGGTGACACATTCATCGGCTACTACCTCGCCCGCCGCCAGGTCGGCGACGGCTTCGAGGGTGCGCTGCGGATCGCCAACCATGCAGCGGCCCTGGCTGTCGGCCGCCAGGGGGCGATGCCCTCGATCCCAGCACTCGCGGAGGTCCTGGCCTGA